One genomic segment of Candidatus Binatia bacterium includes these proteins:
- a CDS encoding rubrerythrin family protein — MAKSLKSTKTHENLKNAFAGESQANRRYLYFARRADIEGYPDVGGLFRDTSEAETGHAFGHLDFLKEVGDPCTGVPIGSTENNLKSAVEGETYEYTEMYPGFGKTARNEGFEEIAEWFETLARAEKSHAGRFAKGLEGLAKL, encoded by the coding sequence ATGGCTAAGAGTCTGAAGAGCACCAAGACGCATGAGAATCTGAAGAATGCCTTCGCCGGCGAATCGCAAGCGAACCGGCGCTACCTGTACTTCGCGCGTCGCGCCGATATCGAGGGGTACCCCGACGTCGGCGGCCTGTTCCGGGACACGTCAGAAGCGGAAACCGGTCACGCTTTCGGGCATCTCGATTTTCTGAAGGAAGTGGGCGACCCGTGCACAGGAGTGCCTATCGGCAGCACGGAGAACAATCTCAAGTCCGCAGTGGAAGGCGAAACCTACGAGTACACCGAAATGTACCCCGGCTTTGGCAAGACCGCTCGCAACGAAGGCTTCGAGGAAATCGCCGAATGGTTCGAGACGCTGGCGCGGGCCGAGAAGTCGCACGCCGGACGCTTCGCCAAGGGCCTCGAAGGACTGGCAAAGCTATAG
- a CDS encoding DUF3501 family protein gives MNKVTLDEILGVERYEQVRPEFQRRIIEMKKDRRVAVGDRVTLVFENHDTMLFQVQEMVRAEHIVDLDRIRDEIDVYNALLPAGDELSATMLIEITESDRIREELVRLIGIDEAVRLEIGDPTRGGFTARGEFEAGRSKADKLSAVQYVRFHFDVPARQAFINSTERVRLVIDHPNYRHSALIDGAVRRSLARDLEAA, from the coding sequence ATGAACAAGGTCACTCTCGACGAGATCCTTGGCGTGGAGCGTTACGAGCAGGTCCGCCCGGAGTTCCAGCGGCGCATCATCGAGATGAAAAAGGACCGGCGGGTGGCGGTGGGAGATCGGGTGACGTTGGTCTTCGAAAACCACGACACCATGCTTTTTCAGGTTCAGGAGATGGTGCGCGCCGAGCACATCGTCGACCTGGATCGGATCCGTGACGAGATCGATGTCTACAACGCCCTCCTCCCCGCCGGCGACGAACTGAGCGCCACCATGCTCATCGAGATCACCGAGTCCGATCGTATCCGTGAAGAGCTGGTCCGGCTCATCGGCATCGACGAGGCGGTGCGTCTGGAGATTGGCGATCCGACGCGCGGTGGTTTCACCGCACGCGGCGAATTCGAGGCTGGTCGCAGCAAGGCGGACAAGCTCAGTGCCGTACAGTACGTGCGCTTCCACTTCGATGTTCCGGCGCGCCAGGCCTTCATCAACAGCACCGAACGGGTGCGGCTGGTCATCGACCATCCCAACTACCGCCACAGCGCGCTCATCG